CCATCCGCCATCCACGGGCAGGGCTGTGCCGGTGATCCAGGCGGCGGCGTCCGATGCGAAGAATACCGCGGCGTTGCCGATGTCCGATGGCAAGCCCAGGCGGGGCAGTGGGGTTTTTACTTTGCAGTCTTCAATGTCCTGCGGTGTGAGATAGTCCTGTATGGGCGTTTCGATGTAGCCCGGGCAGATCGCGTTGACGGTTGCGCCAAAGGGAGCCAATTCCAGGGCGGTGTCTCGCGTGAGGTTGACGACGCCGGCTTTTGATGCAGCATACGCTGGTCCTCCGCCCCCGCCAAATGACTGTACAGATGCGATGTGGATGATTCTGCCGGATGGTTTTTTGAGGTGTGGCATGGCGAGTTTGCTGGCGACATATAGTGCCCGAAGGTTTACGCCCATTACGGTGTCGTAGTCGGCGATGGTTGTTTCTTCTATGCCGCCAGGTATTGTGATGCCGGCGTTGTTTACCAGGATGTCTAATGTGCTAAATTCGGAGATGGTCCGTTCGATCAGATTGCGTACCGCTTCGTCATCCGATACGTCGGTCTGCACGAAGATTCCTTTCCCTCCGCGTTTTTCTATTTCTTCTACCGTAGAAGTGGTTAAGTCGGTGTCGTGATATATGCCCTTTTTGGGTGCTTCCTGAATATCGGCCACTGCCACACATGCGCCTTCTCGTGCAAGTGCCAGTGCTATGCCCCGCCCAATGCCAGAGCTTGCGCCAGTGACGATTGCCACGCGGTCTT
The DNA window shown above is from Gemmatimonadota bacterium and carries:
- a CDS encoding 3-oxoacyl-ACP reductase FabG, which produces MTLKDRVAIVTGASSGIGRGIALALAREGACVAVADIQEAPKKGIYHDTDLTTSTVEEIEKRGGKGIFVQTDVSDDEAVRNLIERTISEFSTLDILVNNAGITIPGGIEETTIADYDTVMGVNLRALYVASKLAMPHLKKPSGRIIHIASVQSFGGGGGPAYAASKAGVVNLTRDTALELAPFGATVNAICPGYIETPIQDYLTPQDIEDCKVKTPLPRLGLPSDIGNAAVFFASDAAAWITGTALPVDGGWMASIF